A window from Hoeflea sp. IMCC20628 encodes these proteins:
- the dut gene encoding dUTP diphosphatase: MIKPVSPLAPAPESAPELKIVRLPHGQGLDLPAYETPGSAGMDLRAAVEDNAPLTLAPGGRFAVPTGLIMEIPFGFEGQVRPRSGLALKSGITCLNTPGTIDSDYRGEVKVILANLGAEPFTVSRGMRIAQLVIAPVVQARLVLEDTLSQTARGAGGFGSTGAK; this comes from the coding sequence ATGATAAAGCCCGTTTCCCCTCTAGCGCCCGCCCCAGAGTCCGCCCCGGAGCTCAAGATTGTGCGCCTGCCGCATGGCCAAGGCCTCGATTTGCCGGCCTATGAGACCCCGGGTTCCGCCGGCATGGATCTGCGCGCCGCCGTCGAGGACAACGCGCCGCTGACGCTTGCACCCGGCGGCCGTTTTGCCGTGCCCACCGGCCTGATCATGGAAATCCCTTTTGGCTTTGAAGGCCAGGTCCGGCCGCGCTCCGGGCTGGCGCTCAAATCCGGCATCACCTGCCTCAACACGCCAGGCACCATCGACAGCGATTACCGCGGCGAGGTCAAGGTGATCCTCGCCAATCTCGGCGCCGAGCCCTTCACCGTCAGCCGCGGCATGCGCATCGCCCAGCTGGTCATCGCCCCGGTGGTGCAGGCCCGGCTGGTTCTCGAAGACACTCTCAGCCAGACCGCCCGCGGCGCCGGTGGTTTTGGCTCGACCGGCGCCAAATGA
- a CDS encoding peptide chain release factor 3 → MPDTLAEEVGRRRTFAIISHPDAGKTTLTEKLLLFGGAIQLAGEVKAKKDRIQTRSDWMKIERERGISVVTSVMTFEYGGHVFNLLDTPGHEDFADDTYRTLTAVDAAVMVIDAAKGIEPRTLKLFEVCRLRDIPIITFINKMDREALNPFELLDEVEQKLALDCAPMTWPIGQGRSFSGTYHLAKSAIRGSDKETELTPVNGPESDQVAGLLPENERATFIEEASLAVEACKPFDLESFREGHLTPVYFGSALKNFGVRDLINALGELAPPPRAQVADTRTVEATDPKMTAFVFKIQANMDPNHRDRIAFVRVCSGTLERGMKARLARTGKPLSLSAPQFFFASQRQIADTAYAGDVVGIPNHGTLRIGDTLTEGEALVFQGVPNFAPEILRRVRLEDAMKAKKLKEALQQMAEEGVVQLFSPEDGSPAIVGVVGALQLDVLKERLSAEYGLPVSFEMARFSVCRWISAADKNELERFVTSHRGDIARDLDGDPVFLAADQFSLGYESDRWKQIDMVAIKEYHVNKAA, encoded by the coding sequence ATGCCCGATACACTTGCCGAGGAGGTCGGCCGCCGTCGCACCTTCGCCATCATCTCGCACCCGGACGCCGGCAAGACGACGCTGACCGAGAAGCTTTTGCTGTTCGGCGGCGCCATCCAGCTCGCGGGCGAGGTGAAAGCCAAGAAGGACCGGATCCAGACCCGCTCCGACTGGATGAAGATCGAGCGCGAGCGGGGCATCTCGGTGGTCACCTCGGTGATGACGTTCGAGTATGGCGGGCATGTGTTCAATCTGCTCGATACGCCGGGGCATGAGGACTTTGCCGATGACACCTACCGGACGCTGACGGCGGTGGATGCGGCGGTGATGGTGATCGATGCGGCCAAGGGCATCGAGCCACGGACGCTGAAGCTGTTCGAGGTCTGCCGGCTCCGCGACATTCCGATCATCACCTTCATCAACAAGATGGACCGCGAGGCGCTCAATCCGTTCGAGCTGCTTGATGAGGTCGAGCAGAAGCTGGCGCTGGATTGCGCGCCGATGACCTGGCCGATCGGTCAGGGCAGATCGTTTTCGGGAACCTATCATCTGGCGAAATCGGCGATCCGCGGATCGGACAAGGAAACCGAGCTGACGCCGGTGAACGGGCCGGAATCGGACCAGGTGGCAGGGCTGTTGCCGGAGAACGAGCGGGCGACATTCATCGAGGAGGCGAGCCTGGCGGTGGAAGCCTGCAAGCCGTTTGATCTCGAAAGTTTTCGCGAGGGACATCTGACGCCGGTCTATTTCGGCTCGGCGCTGAAAAATTTCGGCGTGCGCGACCTGATCAATGCGCTGGGCGAACTGGCGCCGCCGCCGCGGGCGCAGGTTGCCGACACGCGGACGGTGGAAGCCACCGATCCGAAGATGACGGCCTTCGTGTTCAAGATCCAGGCAAACATGGACCCCAATCACCGAGACCGGATCGCCTTCGTGCGGGTCTGTTCGGGCACGCTGGAGCGCGGCATGAAGGCGCGTCTGGCGCGCACCGGCAAGCCGCTGAGCCTGTCGGCCCCGCAGTTCTTCTTTGCCTCGCAGCGGCAGATTGCCGACACGGCCTATGCCGGCGACGTGGTCGGCATTCCCAATCACGGCACGCTTCGAATCGGCGACACGCTGACCGAGGGCGAGGCCTTGGTGTTTCAGGGGGTGCCTAACTTTGCGCCGGAAATCCTGCGCCGGGTCAGGCTCGAGGATGCGATGAAGGCGAAAAAGCTGAAGGAAGCGCTGCAGCAGATGGCCGAGGAAGGCGTGGTGCAGTTGTTCTCGCCCGAAGACGGCTCGCCGGCGATTGTCGGCGTGGTCGGCGCGCTGCAGCTTGACGTGCTGAAGGAACGGTTGTCGGCGGAATACGGCCTGCCGGTGAGTTTTGAAATGGCGCGGTTTTCGGTCTGCCGCTGGATTTCGGCTGCGGACAAGAACGAACTCGAACGCTTTGTCACCAGCCATCGCGGCGACATTGCCCGCGATCTTGACGGCGACCCGGTGTTTCTGGCCGCCGACCAGTTTTCACTGGGCTATGAATCGGACCGCTGGAAGCAGATCGACATGGTGGCGATCAAGGAATATCACGTCAACAAGGCGGCCTGA